One Solanum pennellii chromosome 10, SPENNV200 genomic region harbors:
- the LOC107001312 gene encoding exopolygalacturonase-like, protein MTSKSYFKIAFILGLIFVCTNAQEKVFNVHSYGAKADGRTDNSKAFLNGWRDVCKWNGKATLLIPLGEYVVNGAVFKGPCNGWDKTFEMRGVIKAPIDPKVFCNEYWILFKYIDGLKIKGHGTFDGQGACAWGKHQCATLPYTVGFYFMNNFIVHDIHSINSKGVHMNIFSCSYGYFRHIKISAPDESPNTDGIRIGNSNNIRIVDSNIGTGDDCIAMVAGSQSINITRVTCGPGHGISIGSLGKLTKNDVVKDIHIKNCTFINTQNGVRLKTWALSMNGMATNIAFEDIIMIKSSNPIIIDQQYCPSGNCKKQGSLVQVKDVTYKNIRGSSSSKVAVILKCSASRPCKGIIFKDIDLVYNGPATSSYCEHAIGKAIGIQLPPSCLI, encoded by the exons atgacttcCAAGTCCTATTTCAAAATAGCCTTTATATTAGGCCTTATTTTTGTATGCACAAATGCTCAAGAAAAGGTCTTCAATGTCCATTCCTATGGTGCTAAAGCAGATGGGAGGACGGACAATAGTAAG GCATTTTTGAATGGTTGGAGGGATGTATGCAAATGGAATGGAAAAGCCACATTGTTGATACCTTTAGGGGAATATGTGGTAAATGGTGCAGTTTTTAAAGGACCATGCAATGGATGGGACAAGACCTTCGAAATGAGAGGAGTTATTAAAGCTCCAATAGATCCAAAGGTATTCTGCAATGAGTATTGGATTCTTTTTAAGTATATAGATGGCTTAAAGATTAAAGGACATGGAACATTTGATGGACAAGGGGCTTGTGCTTGGGGAAAACATCAATGTGCAACCCTTCCCTAt ACAGTTGGATTCtatttcatgaataattttatTGTGCATGACATACATTCAATCAATAGCAAGGGTGTACACATGAACATCTTCAGTTGCAGTTATGGATATTTTAGGCATATTAAGATAAGTGCACCAGATGAAAGCCCTAACACTGACGGCATTCGTATAGGCAACTCAAACAACATCCGTATCGTGGATTCAAACATTGGTACCGGAGATGATTGTATAGCTATGGTAGCAGGTAGTCAAAGCATCAACATTACCAGAGTCACTTGTGGCCCTGGCCATGGAATAAGTATAGGTAGCTTAGgtaaactaactaaaaatgaTGTTGTGAAGGATATACACATCAAAAATTGCACCTTCATCAATACTCAAAATGGTGTGAGACTTAAGACTTGGGCATTGTCGATGAATGGTATGGCTACAAATATAGCATTTGAGGATATTATCATGATAAAATCATCAAATCCTATAATAATTGATCAACAATATTGTCCAAGTGGTAATTGTAAAAAACAG gGAAGCTTAGTGCAAGTGAAGGACGTGACGTACAAAAACATAAGAGGATCTTCAAGTTCAAAAGTAGCAGTTATATTAAAATGTAGTGCTTCACGTCCTTGTAAAGGAATCATTTTTAAAGATATCGATTTGGTGTATAATGGTCCTGCAACATCATCATATTGTGAACACGCCATAGGAAAAGCTATCGGTATCCAATTGCCTCCAAgttgtttaatttaa